A single Lactuca sativa cultivar Salinas chromosome 8, Lsat_Salinas_v11, whole genome shotgun sequence DNA region contains:
- the LOC122195348 gene encoding uncharacterized protein LOC122195348: protein MVNLPEVIMGIQRSYLKRWHHTISGFDMFFFGSPKSLNDINILNHSPIFNNIYDGSAPDSSFQLHGTPYKYGYYLVDGIYREYAIFVKSFMCPNDTRQNKFKKAQERVRKDVERAFGALKKRWFILKKPTIFFNEEKNT from the coding sequence ATGGTCAATTTACCCGAGGTGATCATGGGCATCCAACGGTCATATTTGAAGCGGTGGCATCACACGATCAGTGGATTTGACATGTTTTTTTTTGGTTCTCCTAAATCCCTCAACGACATTAACATTCTTAATCATTCACCTATATTTAACAACATATACGATGGATCTGCACCGGATTCTTCTTTCCAATTGCATGGAACACCATATAAATATGGTTATTATCTAGTTGATGGGATCTATCGTGAGTATGCAATTTTTGTTAAATCGTTTATGTGTCCGAATGATACTCGTCAGAACAAGTTCAAGAAAGCTCAAGAAAGAGTTAGGAAGGATGTCGAGCGAGCTTTTGGAGCTCTCAAGAAACGCTGGTTTATATTGAAAAAACCGACAATTTTTTTCAACGAGGAAAAAAATACATGA